A stretch of DNA from Staphylococcus sp. KG4-3:
GTAGGACTAGATATTGCTTTAGCGGTTATCAAAGGATTACAAAGTATACCTGAAGAACAACCTTTCTTCCACGATGTTAAACTGTCTGAAAAATTAGTGGAAAATGGTGCGCTAGGTAATAAAACTAAACAAGGATTTTATAAAAAAGTAGATAAAAAACGTCATGTTTTTGATCCAGAACAGAATGAATACGTGGCGTCCGAACAACCACAATTAGAAATTTTAGGTAAATTTAGTAAAGACTTAGCTAATAATTTAGATGTTATCTTTAATGCACAAGATGATGCAGGCGTATTCTTGTGGGAAACATTAAGAAATAATTTCTATTATTCAGCAATTAATGTGCCGAAAGCTGCAGAATCCTTTAAAGATATTGATCGCGCATTAGTATGGGGGTTCAATTGGAAATTAGGAGCATTTCAACTGTGGGATTTAATGGGATTCGAACGTGTGAAATCACGTATGAAAGAAGAGTTAGGTCAGCTGCCAGAATGGATTGAGCAACGTACGGCACCATTCTATAGTGATGGTGAATCTATTGAACGAATTACACCGGTAGCAGAATATATTGATGAAGAAATTTGGAATAAAGAGGATTCAAATTTATCAGTAGCTAATAAAGACCAACTTTTATTAAAACTACAAAGTAAAAATAATGTTATTTCTAATGGTTTCCTTGATGATTTATTAGATGCAATTAATAAATTAGAAAGTGAAGACTATACGAGCATGGTCATTTATGGTGGTGGAAACAACTTTAGTGTTGGCGCGAACTTATTCCAAATGAAAAAAGCACATGAAGAAGGTCGCGTAGTAGAAGAAGTCGGCGCAGCAGTTGAACAACTACACCATGTCTTCTCTAGATTGAAATATTCATTGAAACCAGTAGTGACAGCAGTTCACGGTAGAGCTTTAGGTGGTGGTTGTGAATTAGTTTTACATTCACCAATAGTAGTTGCTGCAAGTGAATCTTATATAGGTCTTGTTGAAACAGGGGTTGGATTGTTACCTGCTGGAGGTGGACTCGCTGAATTAACAGATAGAGTGCTGCGTACGAATCATAAAAACGATGATAAACAAAAATCAATTACGGATATATTGATGCAAATTGGTTTGGCAAAAGTTTCAACTAATGCCTATGAAGCTATCAGATTTGGCTATTTAAGAGACACAGATACAGTAATTTTAAATACTGAAAGACGTGTAGAGGTAGCCTTAAACAGAGCTCGTTATGAAGCAGAAACAAATTATGTGCCAACGCCAAAAACACAATATATAGCGTTAGGAAAAGACTTTAAAGCATTAGCTGAAGGTCAGTTAGACGCACAACGTATGGGTCATTTTATCAGTGACTATGATTATGAAATTACGTTGAAAGTGGCAGAAGTGTTGTCAGGTGGAGATATTCCACGTAACACTTACGTTAATCAAAGATATTTGCAAAAACTTGAAAAAGAGAGATTTTTAGAACTTTTACAAAATAAAAAAACGTATGACAGAATTTCACACATGTTAGAAAAAGGTAAACCACTACGTAACTAATCATTAATCAGGATAAGAAAGGGTGAACTTAAATGCGAGATGCATATATTGTTGCTTATGGACGTTCAGCAGCTGGTAAAGCAAAAAATGGTGCAATGGCTCATGAAAGACCAGATGAGGTTGCCGCTAAAGTATTAAAAGGTGTATTAGAAAGGGTTGGAGGTTCATTTGAGCCAAGCATGGTAGAAGATGTGATTGTTGGTAATTCATTCCCAGAAGGTTTACAAGGTCAGAATATTGCAAGAACAATTGCGTTACTTGCAGGTATGCCAAATGAAGTTCCAGGACAAACGGTGAATCGCTATTGTTCTTCAGGACTTCAAACGATTGCACATGCGGCAAACCAAATTATTGCTGACCAAGCAGATGTCCTTGTTGCTGGTGGTATTGAGCTGATGAGTGCAGTGCCAATGGGTGGTAATGAACCGACGAATAATCCAATACTTCAAGATGAAGATTCTGGTGTTTCTTATCCTATGGGATTGACTGCAGAAATGGTAGCTGAAACATATAATGTTTCGAGAGAGGACCAAGATGCATATGCTGTGCAAAGTCATCAACGAGCAGCAGCAGCACAGCAATCAGGAAAATTTGAAGATGAAATTATTCCTATAGAAGTTAATAAGGTGACTTATGATCAAAATGGTCCAGTTATTAGCAAAGAAGTGTTTAAAGATGACGAATTGATTAGACCCGACACAAATAAAGAAGCGCTTGCTAAGCTACGCACGGTATTTAAGGCTGACGGCACAGTGACTGCAGGGCAATCCGCACCATTAACAGATGGTTCTGGATTTGTAGTTGTCATGTCTGGAGAAAAAGTTAAAGAATTAGGTGTTAAACCAATTGCGCGTTTTGTAGGATTTAAAGCTGTTGGTGTAGACCCTAAATTAATGGGGATTGGACCAGCATATGCCATTCCTGAAGTGTTAAAACAAGCTGACTTGGATGTTAGCGATATAGATTTAGTAGAATTAAATGAAGCTTTTGCATCTCAAACCTTAGCATCTATGAGAGAAGTTGGATTAGAGACTGACAAGACGAATGTTAATGGTGGTGCAATTGCATTAGGACATCCACTAGGTGCGACTGGTGCCATGCTAGTAGGGAGATTGTTATCAGAAATGAAGAAAAGACCTGATACAAAGTACGGTATGGTAACGATGTGTATAGGCGTCGGCATGGGCGCTGCAGGTATCTTCGAATATATAAGGTAATATAGAAGCAATATAATAATGGCCGGGACATCAATTATCGTGTCTCGGCCATTACTATTTGCATTAATTTACTGTTAAAACACTGGTATAAAGTCATCCTTGAGAGTATAGTCTTTGTTTTGCAGATTGTGTTTCTTTGTTTACTACTTGATTATCACGCGCCTTACCTAGCCCAAAGTCTGGCATGTTGATATAAATATTTTCATATTGTTTTGATCCTGAATTATAAGTCTCATGATAGAAACCGACAGCGTCATTCTGCTTTAATACTTTTGCAAATCTATGCCATGCTTTTAAGTGTTTTGGCATTTTTGAATAAAATAAAAGTTGTTCATTCGATTTCCAATATTGTACTATCATCACGCCACGATATTTAAAAAACATTTCATAAGATAGGCAGCCAAGAGACTTATTTTTTAATAATTCATTCAGCATAGGTGGCATAGCTAAAAGAACGGGTAACCATTTATGAATTTTATACCATTTGTTCACACGAAGACCAATTAAGAATAGAGTAATAGATTCATTTGGTAATACAGTATATCTACCTTTGTTCATTTTTATCATTCCTTCTGTTAGATAGTATAGCGTTAATCTCATTGATATCATTCTGATTACGCTTCGTTTCTATTGTCCAAATAATAAAATAGATAATTGTATAGATAATAATGAAAAACAAAACTGCTGATAATTTAAGTGGAAACCATCCTGCTAGTATAGCTAAAGGCAACATAATGATAAACATAAGGCTAAAATGAAGTGATGTTTTAAATAAGATTGATTTTCTAGAACTTGAAAATATGAGTTCGCCAAAACTGAAACTAACACCAATTAAGGCCCAGATAATAACTGAAATAAACATAATTTGTAATTCATTTAAATGTTGAAAATAAAAGCGCCCCATGGTTGATACGGGTGAGACAGGATGAAAAGCTGTTCGAGCAAAAATAGCTGAAAAGATTAAAGCAATTATTATACCAATGGCAATACCAATGGTTGCACCGCGAAATAAACGTTTCATAGTTTTAAAGCCTCCTTGATAAATGGCAAATATCTTCTTGAAGAGTATGTGAAATCATTATTTGTAAAACGAACCTCGATAGTACCATTTTTATTAAGTTTTAAATGATCGATATAGTTAATATTAATTATTTCAGATTTCGAAATCTGTAGAAATTGCATGCTAATTTGTGATTTTACTTCATATAAACGTTGAGTACTGGTGTATTGATGGTCTGACGTTATAATCGTTAAAACTTTATTCTCTATACGAAAACTAATAATATCTTGATGTTTGATATAGTAAATATCGCCTTGATATTTTCCGGGAAATAATTTGTTTTGAGACAGTTGTTTTATAAAAGCGATAATTTCTGGTAATTGTTCAGTATGTTTGTGACTTTGAATAATAACCTTGCCTTTGGGTAAATCATTATCGTGAATTATTTCTAAATCCATAAAGGCACACCTCCTATTGCCATAAGTAAACCAAATTTTAACTACGAATACTACATAAATTATATAAGTGGCATGTATTTACGTTTAAGTGGTATGTATTCCCCTGAATGTTGCTATGTTTGCGCATAAAAATAACCTTAGATTTTGGCCAACAACCAAACTCTAAGGTTATGCATTTAACAATTTCTAATTTAAAGTAATAAATTGATGTGCGTGTTGAGACGTGAGTGAATCTGGCCATGCGATATCAAATGCTGTCCAATTGATACCACCATCATCTGAGTAATAGACACCATTATTATTGGCAATATAAAACGTACCATCTTGTTCAGTGATAGATGAAATCAATGTGCCGTTTGGGGAAGGTAGCCCTGTAGTTACTTCAGTCCATTCATTGTCTTGTGCTTTATTAATAGTGTAAATGGTTGAAAAGGTGTTGTCTCCATAGTTATGTGCGTTATATGGAGAATTTGAAGTAGCGATGACAATATTATCTGGGTTTTGAGAATTTATCGCTAAACCATAGCCATATCTGTGCTCAATTCCTTCAATAAATGTTGTCCATGTCTTACCATAATCATTACTTTCAATAAATGTATCACGTCCACCATTTAAGAAAGCATCACCTAATACTCCGTACAATTTATTCGGATAGTCTGGGTGGCTCTTTAAGACGTGAATATCAATAGGTGTGTCTTGGGTTTGTGGTGCTATCCAATGTTGACCTGAATCTGTAGATTGGATAAAACCACCAGCTTCAATTGTAAGGTTAATGACATTTGGTGATTTGGTATTTGTATCGAACCATTTCACATGATGCGTATGTGGTCTAGGTGGGAAGAACCAATGTTCTTTACCAGCAATATGACTAAAATCAGTAAGTAATTCGAATGATTCTCCCTGATCATCTGATATGAATAAAGCACTAGGTTCAGTACCTACGAGCACAGAACTATGATGATTGCCTGTATCTATAACTGTAACTGCAGTGATAGCAGTCATGTGAATATCATCATGTTTGAAAGGACTATTGTATGTGAAACGTGTCCCAATAGGGACCCAATTTTGACCTTTGTCCACACTTTTCCATAAACCACGATCAAACGTGCCGCAATAAAGCGTGTTTTTATCGTTAGGGTCTTGAGCTATTGAAAGGATATTCATACCTTCTAATTTTCTTTCAAGTTGGATACCATCATATTCCTTATTTATCAGTATTAATGCATTGTCATAAGTGATTGCGAATTGTGTCATATAATAACCACCTTTTGAAATTGGAGTCTCATTTAATCGTGAATTCAGGTTACGTTTGTCAGTGTATGCATAGCACTTTTATAGTTAATGATAATTAAAACATTATTAAAGTTAAGTTACTGGTTTAACAGATTAATATACGTCACGTTGGTAACGTTGATGTTTTATCATTTCTGTCAAATAGTCCTCAGCATCTGCTTGGTTGTAATTACCTTCTCTCTTAAGAATGTTAATCAATGATTGATGGACGCCACTTGCCATCTCGTCTTTATTACCACAAAGATAAATGATGGCGCCTTGAGTAATCCATTGGTAAAATTCAGCACTATTTTCCTCAATGCGATGTTGAACATAAATTTTATTTTCTGTCTCTCTTGAAAAAGCTAAATCTAATTTACTTAATACGCCTTCATTAAGCCAGCTCTCTAAATCACTTTGATAGAGGAAGTCGTGTTGATAATTTTGATTACCGAAGATGAGCCATTGTGCTCCTTTTAGACCTAAGTGAGCTCTTTCTTGAAGGTAAGCTCGGTATGGCGCTATTCCAGTTCCAGCTCCGATCATAATTACTGGTGTATCGGCTTCATAAGGAAACTTGAAATTTGGATTCTTTTTAAGGTATACAGGTAATTTCTCTCCTATAGGCGTCCGTTCTGCTAGTTGTACAGAACAAACACCAAAACGCTCACGACGATGTGCTTCGTACTTAACAACACGAACTGTAATATCGACACTGGAAGGGTTGACCTGATTGCTACTCGCTATAGAATACTCCCTTGGTGGTAATTTTCTTAATAGTTGTGGCAGCATTTGAGGTTCTAAAGATACGGGTGTGAAGTCTTGAATTAAATCAATCACATCTCTACCATATATATAATTCTGAATCCATTCTGATTTTTGGATATTTGCATTTAACATTGGGTTACCAAATAATTCTGCCGCGTTTTGCAAGAGACCGGGAGTTAATTTAGAAATTTCAAAATCATATAGCAACACATCTTTAAGTGAGCGTGAGGTATTGTTGTCGCTAAGTTGAATATTAGTATCGGCATCCCAACCTAATGCCGAGATTAAATTTGAAACCAATGTTAAGTCATTGTGTGGCATAACGACCAAGCTGTCTCCAGGTTCGTATGTTTCAGAGTAACCTTCAAGTGATAATTCTAAGTGACGTACTTCACGAGAAGCTTCTGGTTGTGTGAGTACTTTATTTGTTAAAACTTCTGCTTGAAAAGGATTTGATCGAGAAAATGGTACTTCAGGTTCATCTATAGTAACAGTTTCATCATCTTCATCAATAGTAGCCATATTCGATGACGTTTGAGAAAGCAATTCAAGCATATTTGAAATCCATTGCTCGGCAGTTTCTTCAAAGTCAAAATCACAATCTACGCGGTCAGCTATTCTATTTGCACCAAGTTCATCTAGAATATGATCGAAGTCTTTGCCGGCCTGACAAAAATCTGGAAAGTCTTGATCACCAAGTGCTAAGACTGCAAAGTTGACAGTATCTAGCTGTGGTGCCTCATCGCTATGAAGGTAGTCATATAAATCTAAAGCATTAATAGGGGGTTCACCCACACCTTGTGTTGAACAAATGATAAAGAGATGTTCAACTTCGGTTAAGGTTTCTTTAGGGAAATCATCCATATCCCAAAAATGTGCATTAAAATTATGTTCTTTCAACTTACCTTCAAATGTTTCGGCAATTTCTTCAGCGTTACCTGTTTCTGTACCATATAATATATTAACGTCTATAGGTTCCGCTGAATTTACTACAGATGTTGTATCATTTGTTTCATGCCCTGTATTGTCTGTGGTGTTAGGTTCTTGTGCTGCTGAAATGTCGTCTTCAGGCTCTGACGCATTTGGATTGATAAGATAACCACTTAACCAATGTTGCTGTTCTGTCGAAAGCATTGGTAGTAGTTGATTTATGAGAGCCAATTGCTCCTTGTTAAAAGGGGTGTTGGTCTGATTAAGTTGCAAAAAAGTCACCTCTATTTATGGTATTTATATAGAAAATAGGTGAAAAGCACCCAAAATAAACTATATTGAATTTTCTTGAATTATAACATTGATTTAATGATTTTAAATGATATGGATTATCATTTATGTAAAATCAAACTAATGACCTATATATTTTGTACTATGATATAAATAAAGAAGAGCCAGAAACCTTATTGTGCCAAAAGGATTTCTGACCCACAATCAGGTGAATATAACTAGGAACACAAATACTTGATTTAAAATATTTACTAAGCTGAAATGATACATAATTAGTATGAAAACCAATAAGGATAATCTCTTGAGTTGATAAACAATTAATTGCGTGTTGATATATTAATAAAGGCCCAAGACATATATATAAATGCCCCGGACCCTGTATATGAGTGGTACTAATCTTATGTTTTAAGTTTAAGGTTTTATCGCGAATGCACGAACAGGAAACCCTGGTGCATCTTTTGGTTTGGGACTAATAGCATAAATGATTGCCCCTCGATTAGGTAACTGATCTAAATTGGTTAGTAGCTCAACTTGGTAGGTGTCTTGACCTAACACGTAACGTTCACCTATGATGTCACCATTTTTTGCAATATCTACTGAGGCATCTGTATCGAAAGTTTCATGACCAATCGCTTTAACTTTACGTTCTTCAAGTAAATACTTCAAAGCATCTAGTCCCCAACCTGGTAAATGTTGGTTGCCCTCGGAGTCTTTATTTTCAAACGCTTCGATATTTGGCCAACGTTTTGACCAATCACTGCGAAAGGCAACAAATGTTTCAGATTCAATTGTGCCGTGCTCAGCTTCCCATTGTTCAATGTGCCAACGTGTTAAAATAAAATCTGCATTTTCCGCTACATCTTGTGAAAAATCTAAAACTACAAGTGGTAGGGCCAATTCTTTTAAATTTAATTCATGCAAATAACGTGTATTTTCTACAAAGTGAATAGGAGCGTCGATATGTGTCCCATACTGACTTACAATATCCCAGTTTTGAACATAAAAGCCATCATCTGGAACATTGAAAAGTGTTGAAACTTTGGCACGTTCAAATTCACTGAAACAAGGAATAGTCTCATCAAAGGTGTGGGTCAGGTCGACCCACGTTGATGATTTTAATTGTTCTAATTGCTTCCATAAAGGATAACTCATTGGCATCACCTACAAGATTGATAATTAAACAGTTGCAGTATTTGTTGATTTACGTAATTTATCTACGGAATTTACTAACACGCTAAGTGCTTCTTTAACTTCATCTTCTTTACGTGTTTTCAAACCACAGTCAGGGTTTACCCAGAATAGTGAACGATCAATTTCTTGTAAAGCACGGTTAATTGCTTCTGTAATTTCTGCTTCAGTTGGAATACGTGGACTATGAATATCATATACGCCTAAACCGATACCTAAATCGTATGTGATGTCTTCAAAGTCTTGAATTAAATCACCATGGCTACGTGATGTTTCAATAGAAATAACGTCTGCATCTAAGTCGTAAATTGCATGTATGATTTGACCAAACTGAGAATAACACATATGTGTATGGATTTGTGTTTCATCAGCGACTGAAGATGTTGACAGTTTGAATGAACGAACTGCTTTATCTAAATAGTCTGCATGATATTCTGAACGAAGCGGCAAGCCTTCTCTTAAAGCAGGTTCATCGACTTGGATGATTTGAATACCTTCATTCTCAAGCGCTAATACTTCTTCATTGATTGCTAATGCGATTTGATCTTGAACCTCTTCACGTGGCAAATCAACACGTTCAAATGACCAGTTTAAAATAGTGACGGGGCCAGTTAACATACCTTTAACTGGTTTGTCAGTTAAACTTTGGGCATATAGTGTTTCTTTGACGGTAAGTGGTTCTGTCCATTTTACATCTCCATAAATAACTGGTGGCTTAACCGCACGTGAACCGTATGATTGTACCCAACCGTATTTCGTTACTAAGAACCCTTGTAGTTTTTCACCAAAGAATTCTACCATATCGTTACGTTCAAATTCACCATGTACAAGTACATCTAGACCGATGTCTTCTTGAATTTTAATCCAACGAGCAATTTCATTTTTTAAGAAGTCTTTATATGCTACATCTGTGATGCGACTATTTTTCCAATCTGCACGATACTTACGAACCTCTTGAGATTGTGGGAAAGAACCAATAGTCGTTGTTGGTAAATCTGGTAAATTTAGTCGTGCGTCTTGTGCTTTTTTACGTTCTTTAAAAGCTGATTGTCTTGAAGTACGTACACTATCGAAATCGTATTCAAGATTTTTAAATGATTGATTTTGGAAACGTTCATAACGTGCCTTCAACTCATTATATTTT
This window harbors:
- the metE gene encoding 5-methyltetrahydropteroyltriglutamate--homocysteine S-methyltransferase, whose product is MMTIKTSNLGFPRLGRKREWKKAIEGYWSNKYDLEKLHQQLTDLHKENLLLQKNYNLSSIPVGDFSLYDHILDTSLLFNIIPERFQGKDVDDDLLFDIARGNKEHVASALIKWFNTNYHYIVPEWDHAEPKLNKNVLLERFNYAQSLNVNAHPVIVGPITFVKLSKGGTQSFEEKVNTLLPLYKEVLQSLVDAGAEYIQIDEPALVTDDSSEYETITQAAYDYFAEAGLGEQLVIQTYFERVNLKFLNSLPVKGLGLDFVHDNGFNLQQIKAGDLDNSKTLYAGIIDGRNVWAADIEAKKELIETLQTYSNDLVIQPSSSLLHVPVSLDDETLDTSIAEGLSFATEKLDELDALRRLFNDSDDSKYNELKARYERFQNQSFKNLEYDFDSVRTSRQSAFKERKKAQDARLNLPDLPTTTIGSFPQSQEVRKYRADWKNSRITDVAYKDFLKNEIARWIKIQEDIGLDVLVHGEFERNDMVEFFGEKLQGFLVTKYGWVQSYGSRAVKPPVIYGDVKWTEPLTVKETLYAQSLTDKPVKGMLTGPVTILNWSFERVDLPREEVQDQIALAINEEVLALENEGIQIIQVDEPALREGLPLRSEYHADYLDKAVRSFKLSTSSVADETQIHTHMCYSQFGQIIHAIYDLDADVISIETSRSHGDLIQDFEDITYDLGIGLGVYDIHSPRIPTEAEITEAINRALQEIDRSLFWVNPDCGLKTRKEDEVKEALSVLVNSVDKLRKSTNTATV
- a CDS encoding cyclase family protein; translated protein: MSYPLWKQLEQLKSSTWVDLTHTFDETIPCFSEFERAKVSTLFNVPDDGFYVQNWDIVSQYGTHIDAPIHFVENTRYLHELNLKELALPLVVLDFSQDVAENADFILTRWHIEQWEAEHGTIESETFVAFRSDWSKRWPNIEAFENKDSEGNQHLPGWGLDALKYLLEERKVKAIGHETFDTDASVDIAKNGDIIGERYVLGQDTYQVELLTNLDQLPNRGAIIYAISPKPKDAPGFPVRAFAIKP
- a CDS encoding 3-hydroxyacyl-CoA dehydrogenase/enoyl-CoA hydratase family protein, coding for MTIRKATVLGAGTMGSQIAALLVNAGLKVKLLDIVIDENDPNKISRKAYEIITNPKRPQLFDLAFASNLSYGNFNEDLVEQDDADIYIEAVKEEVDIKHQVWNKVKDVAKKGAIFATNTSGIPIESIANVFDTLDKERFFGMHFFNPPRIMKLVEVIPNSNTSEKVVARVQAFAEDVLGKGVIVANDVPGFVANRVGTQTMNDIMYRAEQQGFSITEVDALTGRSIGRPKMGTYGLSDLVGLDIALAVIKGLQSIPEEQPFFHDVKLSEKLVENGALGNKTKQGFYKKVDKKRHVFDPEQNEYVASEQPQLEILGKFSKDLANNLDVIFNAQDDAGVFLWETLRNNFYYSAINVPKAAESFKDIDRALVWGFNWKLGAFQLWDLMGFERVKSRMKEELGQLPEWIEQRTAPFYSDGESIERITPVAEYIDEEIWNKEDSNLSVANKDQLLLKLQSKNNVISNGFLDDLLDAINKLESEDYTSMVIYGGGNNFSVGANLFQMKKAHEEGRVVEEVGAAVEQLHHVFSRLKYSLKPVVTAVHGRALGGGCELVLHSPIVVAASESYIGLVETGVGLLPAGGGLAELTDRVLRTNHKNDDKQKSITDILMQIGLAKVSTNAYEAIRFGYLRDTDTVILNTERRVEVALNRARYEAETNYVPTPKTQYIALGKDFKALAEGQLDAQRMGHFISDYDYEITLKVAEVLSGGDIPRNTYVNQRYLQKLEKERFLELLQNKKTYDRISHMLEKGKPLRN
- a CDS encoding thiolase family protein → MRDAYIVAYGRSAAGKAKNGAMAHERPDEVAAKVLKGVLERVGGSFEPSMVEDVIVGNSFPEGLQGQNIARTIALLAGMPNEVPGQTVNRYCSSGLQTIAHAANQIIADQADVLVAGGIELMSAVPMGGNEPTNNPILQDEDSGVSYPMGLTAEMVAETYNVSREDQDAYAVQSHQRAAAAQQSGKFEDEIIPIEVNKVTYDQNGPVISKEVFKDDELIRPDTNKEALAKLRTVFKADGTVTAGQSAPLTDGSGFVVVMSGEKVKELGVKPIARFVGFKAVGVDPKLMGIGPAYAIPEVLKQADLDVSDIDLVELNEAFASQTLASMREVGLETDKTNVNGGAIALGHPLGATGAMLVGRLLSEMKKRPDTKYGMVTMCIGVGMGAAGIFEYIR
- a CDS encoding assimilatory sulfite reductase (NADPH) flavoprotein subunit — encoded protein: MQLNQTNTPFNKEQLALINQLLPMLSTEQQHWLSGYLINPNASEPEDDISAAQEPNTTDNTGHETNDTTSVVNSAEPIDVNILYGTETGNAEEIAETFEGKLKEHNFNAHFWDMDDFPKETLTEVEHLFIICSTQGVGEPPINALDLYDYLHSDEAPQLDTVNFAVLALGDQDFPDFCQAGKDFDHILDELGANRIADRVDCDFDFEETAEQWISNMLELLSQTSSNMATIDEDDETVTIDEPEVPFSRSNPFQAEVLTNKVLTQPEASREVRHLELSLEGYSETYEPGDSLVVMPHNDLTLVSNLISALGWDADTNIQLSDNNTSRSLKDVLLYDFEISKLTPGLLQNAAELFGNPMLNANIQKSEWIQNYIYGRDVIDLIQDFTPVSLEPQMLPQLLRKLPPREYSIASSNQVNPSSVDITVRVVKYEAHRRERFGVCSVQLAERTPIGEKLPVYLKKNPNFKFPYEADTPVIMIGAGTGIAPYRAYLQERAHLGLKGAQWLIFGNQNYQHDFLYQSDLESWLNEGVLSKLDLAFSRETENKIYVQHRIEENSAEFYQWITQGAIIYLCGNKDEMASGVHQSLINILKREGNYNQADAEDYLTEMIKHQRYQRDVY
- a CDS encoding LytTR family DNA-binding domain-containing protein — translated: MDLEIIHDNDLPKGKVIIQSHKHTEQLPEIIAFIKQLSQNKLFPGKYQGDIYYIKHQDIISFRIENKVLTIITSDHQYTSTQRLYEVKSQISMQFLQISKSEIININYIDHLKLNKNGTIEVRFTNNDFTYSSRRYLPFIKEALKL
- a CDS encoding DUF4188 domain-containing protein, with the protein product MNKGRYTVLPNESITLFLIGLRVNKWYKIHKWLPVLLAMPPMLNELLKNKSLGCLSYEMFFKYRGVMIVQYWKSNEQLLFYSKMPKHLKAWHRFAKVLKQNDAVGFYHETYNSGSKQYENIYINMPDFGLGKARDNQVVNKETQSAKQRLYSQG
- a CDS encoding DUF3021 domain-containing protein; the encoded protein is MKRLFRGATIGIAIGIIIALIFSAIFARTAFHPVSPVSTMGRFYFQHLNELQIMFISVIIWALIGVSFSFGELIFSSSRKSILFKTSLHFSLMFIIMLPLAILAGWFPLKLSAVLFFIIIYTIIYFIIWTIETKRNQNDINEINAILSNRRNDKNEQR